GAACACCGTTGGAACACCCAGCGCGGCGGGCTCGATCGGATTGTGCCCCTCGACACCGGGATAGAAGCTGCCGCCCACGACCGCCACGTCGGCAATCGCGTAGAACTGAACCAGTTCGCCGACGGTATCAAGAAAGAAAACCCGTTCGCCTGCGGGCCGCGCGCCATCGCGCACCGCTGACCTGCGCAGTATGGGCTGTCCGGCAAACGGGTCCAACGCATCGTCAAGCCTGTCCAAGTGCCGGGGCGCAACCACGATGCGCAGGTTTGGAAACTCATCCTTGAGCGCGCGCCAGCATGTGGCGGCGAGCGCCTCGTCACCGGGGCGCGTACTGCCGAAAACGAGGATTAGATCGCCCTGTTGAAACGCGTTTTCGCGGCGCACGCGCGCGCGCACGCGCGGCTCGATTTCGGTTGCCGCACCGTCGAATTTCGCGCTGCCCGTAACGGTGACGCACTGAGGCCGGGCGCCCAGCGCGATGATGCGGCGCGCGTATTCCTCATCCTGCATGCCCGCGGCGGACAGTTGCGCGAGCACCTCGCGGAAGAACCGGCCAAAACGCTGGTATCGCGTGAAGTGCTTATCACTGATCCGCCCATTCACGATAATCACGGGCACTCCCGCGCGGCGCGATTCGCGCACGACATTAGGCCAAAGTTCCGTTTCGATCAGGACAAGCGCGCGGGGCCGCGCCGCCGCGATAAACCGGCGCACCGTGCGCGGCGCGTCGAAGGGAAACCACGTAATTGCGCAGTTGGCGCAGGTCTTCTGCGCGAGCGCGCGGCCCGCGCCGGTCGAGACGGTCAGCAGAACGGGCGCGTCGGGGAAACGTTCGCGCAGCGCCTGGATGAGCGGCCGGGCCGTATTGACCTCGCCCACGCTGCACGCGTGCACCCACAGCGGCGGCGCGTCGAATGCGGGGACGAGCGGCGCAAAGCGCGCGGCCAGCTCGCGGTGGCGGCTCATACGCAGCCAGACAGAAAGACCGGGCGCCAGACAGCGCAACGCAGTGTTATATAGAAGGTAGGTCATCGGGAAGTGGATGAAAACGGGCGGCCCCGGTTCAGGCCGCCCGTCAGTTCCATTTTGTCATTATCGCGTGAATTACGAAGCCGGCGGCGCCTCGAAGAACTTGGCGC
The nucleotide sequence above comes from Candidatus Hydrogenedentota bacterium. Encoded proteins:
- a CDS encoding 3-deoxy-D-manno-octulosonic acid transferase — protein: MSRHRELAARFAPLVPAFDAPPLWVHACSVGEVNTARPLIQALRERFPDAPVLLTVSTGAGRALAQKTCANCAITWFPFDAPRTVRRFIAAARPRALVLIETELWPNVVRESRRAGVPVIIVNGRISDKHFTRYQRFGRFFREVLAQLSAAGMQDEEYARRIIALGARPQCVTVTGSAKFDGAATEIEPRVRARVRRENAFQQGDLILVFGSTRPGDEALAATCWRALKDEFPNLRIVVAPRHLDRLDDALDPFAGQPILRRSAVRDGARPAGERVFFLDTVGELVQFYAIADVAVVGGSFYPGVEGHNPIEPAALGVPTVFGPYMGNFAEPARILTTDNAARRVYQPEDLCGALRSLLSDATARRTLGTRGRRAVIENQGAIARNVALIADVLDAASG